ATATCCTTATAATAGACTGGGCCCAGTACACTTCAACGATCGATCCCGAAAGCTACGATCTCCTCAGGAGGGACGTAACCGTTCTGCTGAACGCCTTCAGGAGAAGATGGGGCGTGGAAAAGAGGTTTGAAGAGGTGTGGCCGGAGTTTGAGAGGGCATGGCTCGAGAGCAGGGGTGAGAAACATGATGAAACGTGAGGAGATGGAGGAGATCATGGGGCTCTTCCGGGAGGCCCTGACGGCCGAGAACGCGGGTAACTTAAGCGAGGCAAAGAGGAAGCTTGACAGGATAATGGAGCTGAGCCGGGAGAGAGAACCCGTGATTTACTTCGAGGCCTGTTTCAGGCTCGCTGAAATATTCCTTCAGGAGGAGAACTACAGGGGAGCCGTTAAGTGCGCCATCAGGGGTATCCACAGCGCCCCGAATGAAGAGTTCTACAGAATAGGCGTAAAGAGGCTCGGAGACATTCTTTTCATAATGAAAAGGGAAGGACGGCTAAAGGACCTCTCGGAGGGCATGGAGGTAACCCTGAAGCTTGTGGAGGACGAGGAGGAACTCCACCGCTTCGTGCTGACGCTCCTGAAGATGGCAGGGGGAGAAGAGGTCGCGGAGGAGTTCAATCTAAAGGAGTTCAATGAGATCCTCGAGAGCCTAAGAGGGTAGAGAGAACCTCCATAACGTACCCCCTTCCCGGGCTCCTGGGGAAGTTGTAGGGCTCTTTTGATGGCCTCTCATTGTAGTAAGGCCTGTTGCACCCCGGACAGCCATAGGTGGCGAAAGTTCCGGGGGGGATCAGGGGGGCGAGTTCTTCAACGCCCATCCCGAACCCAACGAGGTCGTCGCCCTCGAACTCGAAGTCATCGGGAGAGAATCCCTCCCTTATGAGATGATGGGCCACCTGAATCCTCCTGTACCGGAGAACATCAGGTGGTTTTCTATTTTCAAGGCGGGTTCCCTTCACGGGCGTGAAGGCGAAGAGGGAAACCTCAGCGCCCGTAGAATAGGCCCTCCAGATTGTTTCCACCGCTTCCCTGTCCGTCTCCCCGAGGCCGATTATGAGGTGGACGAAGGCCCTGCCCTCCCCAAAAACCTCAACGACGTCCCGGGTGAAGCGCCACATGTCCTCCCACGAGTAGAGGGAGTCCTTAATGAGCGGATAGAGACGCTCGCTGGCAACGTCCAGACCCACCCCTATGTAGTCAACGTTCCTCGATTTAAACTCCTCGAGGATACGACGTTCCACGGGGGTTATCGAAAGGGACACCGGAATTCCCAGCGGCTGGAAGGCCTCGAGGAGCTCGAAAACGTCATCCACGAGCCCGGGATAATCCACGGTCTGAAGGCATATCCTCGCGAACCTGCCCGAGGGAAGGGCCTCCACAACTTCATCCACCTCAAAGGAGGGCCACGTTACCCTCGAGAGCCTCCTCAGATCGGCCCGGCTTTCCCTCGCCTGCGGACAGAAGGCGCAGTTGTTCCTGCAGCGACCGTTGTGGTGGGTCATCAGGTACGCCGTGGTGGGTTTGACCATCATCCGGCCCCTTACGAGCCCCATGGCTATCGCCGTTCCGTAAGAAACCCTAACCTTCATCCTCCCTGCCTCCGATTGCAAGGGGGGCGTGGATGATTATAAGCGATACGATCGCTATGAAGGGTAAGAGTGGAAAGACCCCGGAGTAGCCTCTAAGATCGGCGACGTAGCCAAGGGATATCTGTCCCCCGAGCATTCCGAGATCGAAGAACATCGTGTAGACGCTCGAACCCATGGTTCTAACCCGGGCAGGGAGGTTGCCCAGTGCCATCAGCTGCATTGCGGGAACCGCGAGGCCGAACCCGGCACCCACGAGGGCCGCGCTGAGGTAGGAGTAAGGAGGAAGCTCCTCAAAGAGAAGGGAAACGTAACCGGCTATGACGAGCAACATGCCAATCCTTATCACCGGGATCGGGCCCATCCTGTCGGCACCCCTACCGCCAAAGAGCCTCATAACGAAGCTCGCCGCACCCACGACCATCATGTAGAAACCGAAGACCCGCTGGGGCATTCCGAGCACCTTGTAGAGCGCCGGCAGATAGGTCACTACTCCCGCGTAGGAGAAGGAGAAGAAGAAAAGGGACAGGGACGCCGCCACGAAGGTGACCCTCAAAAGACCCGAGTAGTCCCTTTCGGTACCCATGTGGGTTTCCTTCCTGCCAGCGTTCTTGAATTCCATCCATACGGGAAGAATCAAAAGACCGCCAGCGAGGGAAAAGAGGATGGTGAAGGAGAAGGTTCCGGTAAAGCCAAGGACGTCTGAAAGGTATCCCCCGAGGGCCGGGCCGATTATGTTGCCCAGCGAGAACATCATGCCACGCCATCCGAGTGTTTCACCGACGCGGCCTTCAGGAGCCAGATCAACAGCTGTAGCAAGGCTTGAGGGAAAGAACACTCCCATGGAGAAGCCGTGAATAACCCTACCGAACCCGAACAGAGGCAGATTTCCGAGGAATGCAGAGGCCACGTAAAGGGCACCGGCCAGTATTCCGAGGACGTTGCCCAGAATCATGGCCTGAATCCGGTAGCCCCTGTCCCCCATGAGGCCCCCGATGGGCTTCGAGAAGAGCGATACCACCGAGGCGGCACCGGCGATCAGGCCGACGAGGAAGGGACCTGCCCCCAGGGTTATCGCAAAGGGAGAGATTATGGGGTTGACTAGGCTTATCCCGAGGAAGAAGAAGAGGGTTGAGAGGTTCAGGAGCCAGATGTCCCTGAAGGAACTTCCGATGGCTCAAACCCCCGCTACGGGTTCCTTCATGCCCTCCTTCATGAAGGCGTGGCTCATGTGCTTCGTGTTCTTTGCAAAACCGACGTTACCCCTGTGATCAACCATGATGATGCCCATGGTGTCCCTTCCGAAATACCGGGTCGCGAGGCTTATGGCAGCTTCACTGGCCGCCTGAGCATCCATCCCGAGTCTTACGAAATCTGTGGCGCTTTTCGCCAGAACGAGCCTCATGGCGACCTCTCCAAGACCCGTGCAGGAGGCCCCGGCCACCTCGTTGGCGTAGGTTCCGCCGCCGATCATCGGCGTATCGCCCACCCTGCCGAAGACCTTGAGGAACACGCCACCGGTGGAGGTTCCCGCGACCACCTCCTCCCCATCGAAGGCCACGGCACCAACGGTGCTCCTGAGGACCTCGGGGTAGCGCTTAACCAGATCGTTGAGCTTCTTCCAGTGCTTAACCTCTCCCTTTTCGAGCAGCTTTTTCCTGAGCTCCTCCCACTGCCTCCGCCTCTCCTCGGTTACGGGATCGTACTCTTCGAAGCCCATGATCCTCGCGAACCTCACCGCCCCTTCACCGCTGAGCAGGACGTGATCGGTTTCCTCCATCACCTTTCTCGCAACGCTTATCGGGTTTTTGACCCCCTGTATACCTGCAACGGCGCCAGCTTCCAGCGTTCTCCCGCGCATTATGGCCGCGTCCATCTCGACCCTGCCGTCAAGGGTCAGAACGCTTCCGGTGCCCGCGTTGAAGAGGGGATTGTCCTCCAGAACCTTAACAGCCTCCTCCACGGCATCGAGGGCCGAACCGTTCCCGAGCTCCTTCCAGCCAGCAAGAACGGCCTCCCTGACGCCCTCGATTACCTTCGGAATGCGCTCATCCTTCTTTATTGTGCCCGCACCACCGTGAACTATTATCGCCCGCATGGAACCACCGTTGTTCAAAAAAATCAAAAGGTTAAAAACATTATGGAAACGAGAAGATGGTAAGCTTATTCAATGGGGCCATTCTGTTCTGACGAATGTGACAACATTCGTTCTATTCGGTGGTTATCCAACTGCCATATTTATTATGGTCTCCCCTATGTTCTCGAGGTACTCCAGTATCCTGCGGTAGCTCTCAAGGGCTATGGACCGGCGGTAGTCTATGGAGTCTATCTCCCTCCTGAGCTCGAGCATGAGGTTGTCTATCCTGCTCAGGTCCCTTTCCTCGATCTGCGCTATCATCTGGTCGAATTTCTCCCTCAGATGGGGCACGTTAACCTCCTCGGGGTTCTCGGCGATTCTCATTACGTGGTCCCCTATGCGCTCGATGTTCCTTACTATGAAGAGTATGCCGAGCAGATCAAAGGTCCTCCTGATTATGCCGCTCCCCTCGGTGACCTCCCTCTTGTTGAGGAGCCTGTTTACCGCCCGGATGATGAGGAAGTAAAACCTGTCCAGCTCGTTTTCCAGATCGTTTATGTCCCTCAGTATCTCCCTCTCCCCCGGTGAGCTCACGAGCAGCTCGAGGTCGCCGAACATCGAGAGAACCAGAGAGCGAATCCTGTTGAGGATCTCGGCAAGGTTGATCTCGTCCTCATCGAGGAGGCTCTTCGCGACGATGCGCTGGGGTTCATCGAGTATTATCTCAACGCCGGGGAGACTCTGGAGGATCTTTCGCATTTTGACCTTGTAAACGGGCATCTCGTCCTTGAGCCGGATCTCCAGAACGTCGTAACCCTGAATATAAGCAGAAATCACGAGCCTCACCGCCATTTCCGGGGAGTACTCACCGGAGACCTCGAGGACTTTCTTCTCACTCGCCTCCCTAAACTCCCTCGGGAATACCGTTAGGCTACCGTCAGGGTTGAGGAGGAGGGGAACGCTATCGCCCTGTTTGAGACCGTGCTCCTTCACCCACTTCTTCGGGAGTGAGATTATGTAGGAACTCCTACCCGTGAACTGAATCTTCCGGAACTCCATAGATGCCACCGTCGATATATAGAGTCCGGGAGTTATAAAAGGTTTTAGGTTCGATCTTCCTGAAGTAGGGCGGTGAAGGCATCAGTCCCCTGCGAGCTCGATGCCCCTCTCGAGGGCCCTGAAGTTAACCTCCCAGAGCCTTTCCCTGAGCGTGAGCCTTATTCCCTCCATCAGGGACTCCTTCCTCAGTGGAATGAGGCCCTTACCGTGGGCGTAGCCGAGCATCAGTACGCCGAGGGTTCTGGGGTTTATTCCATCGGCCTCCCGCTGGAAGTCCAGCACCTGCACGGGGCATATTCGCTTTAGGGCCCTTCTTATCTCGTCGAGCTCCGGATACGTCTCCTTCCCCACGAGGGTCGTTGCCGTGTGAACCGGATAGGCGTTGACCACAGCCACGCTGTCCTTTCCAAGGAAGCGGGCGTTTCTCAGGGCCTCGGCGGGTTCAAGGGCTATCATCAGGTTGGCCTTCCCCTCCTCGATGAGGGGCGAATAAACCGCCTCCCCGAAACGAAGGTAGCTGAGAACACTCCCGTAACGCTGGCTCATACCGAGGGTCTCGCCTATCCTGACGTTGTAGCCCTCGTG
The window above is part of the Thermococcus sp. P6 genome. Proteins encoded here:
- a CDS encoding M48 family metallopeptidase is translated as MMKREEMEEIMGLFREALTAENAGNLSEAKRKLDRIMELSREREPVIYFEACFRLAEIFLQEENYRGAVKCAIRGIHSAPNEEFYRIGVKRLGDILFIMKREGRLKDLSEGMEVTLKLVEDEEELHRFVLTLLKMAGGEEVAEEFNLKEFNEILESLRG
- a CDS encoding radical SAM protein, which encodes MKVRVSYGTAIAMGLVRGRMMVKPTTAYLMTHHNGRCRNNCAFCPQARESRADLRRLSRVTWPSFEVDEVVEALPSGRFARICLQTVDYPGLVDDVFELLEAFQPLGIPVSLSITPVERRILEEFKSRNVDYIGVGLDVASERLYPLIKDSLYSWEDMWRFTRDVVEVFGEGRAFVHLIIGLGETDREAVETIWRAYSTGAEVSLFAFTPVKGTRLENRKPPDVLRYRRIQVAHHLIREGFSPDDFEFEGDDLVGFGMGVEELAPLIPPGTFATYGCPGCNRPYYNERPSKEPYNFPRSPGRGYVMEVLSTLLGSRGSH
- a CDS encoding MFS transporter, whose amino-acid sequence is MGSSFRDIWLLNLSTLFFFLGISLVNPIISPFAITLGAGPFLVGLIAGAASVVSLFSKPIGGLMGDRGYRIQAMILGNVLGILAGALYVASAFLGNLPLFGFGRVIHGFSMGVFFPSSLATAVDLAPEGRVGETLGWRGMMFSLGNIIGPALGGYLSDVLGFTGTFSFTILFSLAGGLLILPVWMEFKNAGRKETHMGTERDYSGLLRVTFVAASLSLFFFSFSYAGVVTYLPALYKVLGMPQRVFGFYMMVVGAASFVMRLFGGRGADRMGPIPVIRIGMLLVIAGYVSLLFEELPPYSYLSAALVGAGFGLAVPAMQLMALGNLPARVRTMGSSVYTMFFDLGMLGGQISLGYVADLRGYSGVFPLLPFIAIVSLIIIHAPLAIGGREDEG
- a CDS encoding isoaspartyl peptidase/L-asparaginase family protein, whose amino-acid sequence is MRAIIVHGGAGTIKKDERIPKVIEGVREAVLAGWKELGNGSALDAVEEAVKVLEDNPLFNAGTGSVLTLDGRVEMDAAIMRGRTLEAGAVAGIQGVKNPISVARKVMEETDHVLLSGEGAVRFARIMGFEEYDPVTEERRRQWEELRKKLLEKGEVKHWKKLNDLVKRYPEVLRSTVGAVAFDGEEVVAGTSTGGVFLKVFGRVGDTPMIGGGTYANEVAGASCTGLGEVAMRLVLAKSATDFVRLGMDAQAASEAAISLATRYFGRDTMGIIMVDHRGNVGFAKNTKHMSHAFMKEGMKEPVAGV
- a CDS encoding phosphate uptake regulator PhoU, coding for MEFRKIQFTGRSSYIISLPKKWVKEHGLKQGDSVPLLLNPDGSLTVFPREFREASEKKVLEVSGEYSPEMAVRLVISAYIQGYDVLEIRLKDEMPVYKVKMRKILQSLPGVEIILDEPQRIVAKSLLDEDEINLAEILNRIRSLVLSMFGDLELLVSSPGEREILRDINDLENELDRFYFLIIRAVNRLLNKREVTEGSGIIRRTFDLLGILFIVRNIERIGDHVMRIAENPEEVNVPHLREKFDQMIAQIEERDLSRIDNLMLELRREIDSIDYRRSIALESYRRILEYLENIGETIINMAVG
- a CDS encoding indolepyruvate oxidoreductase subunit beta; its protein translation is MEFNLIITGVGGQGGLTLSRIVGNAAMHEGYNVRIGETLGMSQRYGSVLSYLRFGEAVYSPLIEEGKANLMIALEPAEALRNARFLGKDSVAVVNAYPVHTATTLVGKETYPELDEIRRALKRICPVQVLDFQREADGINPRTLGVLMLGYAHGKGLIPLRKESLMEGIRLTLRERLWEVNFRALERGIELAGD